In a single window of the Papaver somniferum cultivar HN1 chromosome 8, ASM357369v1, whole genome shotgun sequence genome:
- the LOC113303368 gene encoding dihydroorotate dehydrogenase (quinone), mitochondrial-like, translating into MAARASRNFIKDLLYQNAKIGAFGGGGGGGLGAVRHSSSVPKIRPKIPQLSKKGRIFTAAFLGIVISGGAYASTVDEATFCGWLFSATKLVNPFFAYLDAETAHRLAVAAAARGWVPREKRPDPPILGMDVWGRRFSNPIGLSAGFDKNAEAVEGLLGMGFGFVEIGSVTPAPQDGNPKPRIFRLREEGAIINRCGFNSEGIVAVAKRLGAQHGKRKLAETSSTAPVSSDEVPHGGKAGPGILGVNLGKNKTSEDAAADYVQGVHTLSQYADYLVINISSPNTPGLRKLQGRKQLKDLVKKVQAARDEMQWGEEGPPPLLVKIAPDLSKLDLEDIAAVALTLRLDGLIITNTTIARPDPASKNPVSEETGGLSGKPLFNLSTNVLKDMYLLTRGKIPLIGCGGISNGEDAYKKIRAGASLVQLYTAFAYEGPALIPQMKVELAECLERDGFKSIAEAIGADYR; encoded by the exons ATGGCGGCAAGGGCTTCTAGGAATTTTATTAAAGATTTATTATATCAAAATGCAAAGATTGGAgcttttggtggtggtggaggaggaggattAGGAGCTGTTAGACATTCAAGTTCTGTTCCTAAAATTCGTCCCAAAATTCCTCAGTTATCAAAAAAa GGAAGAATCTTTACAGCAGCCTTTTTAGGCATAGTTATTTCTGGAGGAGCTTATGCGAGTACTGTGGATGAGGCTACTTTCtg TGGGTGGCTATTTTCAGCAACAAAGCTTGTGAATCCATTCTTTGCCTACCTTGATGCTGAGACTGCTCATCGTTTAGCTGTTGCAGCAGCAGCTCGTGGTTGGGTCCCAAGAGAGAAAAGGCCGGACCCACCCATATTAGGTATGGATGTGTGGGGTCGGAGGTTTTCAAACCCTATAGGTCTTTCTGCTGGTTTTGATAAAAATGCGGAGGCAGTTGAAGGTTTATTAGGCATGGGTTTTGGATTCGTAGAGATTGGCTCTGTAACCCCTGCTCCACAGGATGGTAATCCAAAGCCTCGAATTTTCAGACTGCGAGAGGAAGG AGCTATTATAAATAGGTGCGGGTTTAATAGTGAAGGCATTGTTGCTGTTGCAAAGAGATTGGGTGCTCAGCATGGTAAAAGGAAGCTGGCTGAAACTTCAAGCACTGCACCTGTGTCCAGTGACGAAGTCCCGCATGGAGGAAAAGCAGGTCCTGGCATTCTGGGTGTCAATCTTGGCAAGAATAAGACTAGTGAAGATGCTGCAGCTGACTATGTTCAAGGAGTTCACACTTTGTCTCAGTATGCAGATTACTTG GTTATCAACATTTCATCACCAAATACTCCAGGATTGCGTAAGCTTCAAGGACGAAAACAACTCAAAGATCTTGTTAAGAAG GTACAAGCTGCTCGGGACGAAATGCAATGGGGAGAGGAAGGCCCTCCTCCACTGCTTGTGAAAATTGCTCCGGACTTGTCCAAGCTAGATCTCGAAGATATTGCAGCG GTTGCTTTGACACTCCGCTTGGATGGATTG ATCATAACTAATACAACCATTGCAAGACCAGATCCGGCTAGTAAGAACCCAGTTTCTGAAGAAACTGGTGGTTTAAGCGGGAAACCTCTATTTAACCTGTCAACCAACGTGCTCAAGGACATGTATCTTTTGACAAGG GGAAAGATTCCTCTTATTGGTTGTGGGGGGATTAGCAA TGGCGAGGACGCATATAAGAAGATACGTGCTGGAGCATCTCTAGTTCAGCTTTACACAGCTTTTGCCTATGAGGGACCTGCTCTCATTCCCCAAATGAAG GTTGAATTGGCAGAGTGCTTAGAAAGGGATGGATTCAAGTCAATCGCAGAAGCTATTGGTGCAGATTACAGGTAG